Proteins from a genomic interval of Polyodon spathula isolate WHYD16114869_AA chromosome 1, ASM1765450v1, whole genome shotgun sequence:
- the LOC121294930 gene encoding 5-hydroxytryptamine receptor 1A-alpha-like → MENTNNTTYLDSSYQKENKKPFQNVALSYQIITSLFLGALILCAIFGNACVVAAIALERSLQNVANYLIGSLAVTDLMVSVLVLPMAALYQVLNKWTLGQVTCDIFIALDVLCCTSSILHLCAIALDRYWAITDAIDYVNKRTPRRAAILISLTWLIGFLISIPPMLGWRTPEDRADPDACTISQDHGYTIYSTFGAFYIPLILMLVLYGRIFKAARFRIRKTVKKPEKKKVADRCLTVSPAILPKKNNCETSKNWKRSVEPKPNSCFNGAVRHGEESAALEIIEVHHSNSKNHLPLPNTPTVACFENRNEKNTEAKRKVALARERKTVKTLGIIMGTFILCWLPFFIVALVLPFCGESCYMPDLLAALINWLGYSNSLLNPIIYAYFNKDFQSAFKKIIKCKFCRQ, encoded by the coding sequence ATGGAAAATACCAACAACACTACGTATTTAGACAGCTCTtaccagaaggaaaataaaaaaccaTTTCAAAACGTAGCACTAAGTTACCAGATCATAACTTCGCTGTTCCTTGGAGCACTTATTCTCTGTGCCATATTTGGGAATGCATGTGTGGTCGCAGCTATAGCTTTGGAAAGATCTCTTCAAAATGTAGCAAACTATTTAATAGGATCGCTGGCTGTAACGGACCTGATGGTGTCTGTGCTGGTGCTCCCCATGGCAGCTCTTTACCAAGTCTTAAACAAGTGGACTCTTGGACAGGTAACATGTGATATTTTTATTGCTTTAGATGTGTTATGCTGTACATCGTCTATCCTTCACTTGTGCGCAATTGCTTTGGATAGGTACTGGGCTATCACAGATGCTATAGATTATGTAAACAAAAGGACTCCGAGGCGAGCAGCTATTTTAATTAGCCTAACCTGGCTGATAGGTTTTTTAATATCTATCCCACCAATGTTAGGCTGGAGAACTCCCGAAGACAGGGCAGATCCGGATGCCTGCACAATAAGTCAAGATCATGGCTATACCATTTATTCCACCTTCGGAGCTTTTTACATCCCTTTAATTCTAATGTTGGTTCTTTATGGGAGAATATTTAAAGCAGCCAGGTTCCGAATTCGTAAAACCGTAAAAAAACCCGAAAAGAAGAAAGTGGCAGACAGATGCCTAACGGTCTCACCGGCTATCTTACCCAAGAAAAACAATTGTGAGACCAGCAAAAACTGGAAGCGAAGTGTGGAGCCAAAACCCAATTCTTGCTTTAATGGGGCGGTGAGGCATGGGGAGGAAAGCGCAGCATTGGAGATCATCGAAGTTCACCACAGCAACTCAAAAAACCATCTGCCTCTCCCAAATACCCCGACTGTAGCATGCTTCGAGAACAGAAACGAAAAGAATACAGAGGCCAAAAGAAAGGTGGCTTTAGCCAGAGAGCGCAAAACCGTCAAGACCCTGGGCATTATTATGGGAACCTTTATTCTCTGTTGGCTGCCGTTCTTCATTGTGGCCCTGGTGTTACCGTTTTGCGGTGAAAGTTGCTACATGCCAGACTTGCTTGCCGCGCTGATTAACTGGCTTGGTTACTCAAATTCACTTTTAAACCCCATAATCTACGCTTATTTCAACAAAGATTTCCAAAGTGCTTTCAAGAAAATTATTAAGTGCAAGTTTTGCAGACAGTGA